Below is a genomic region from Ferribacterium limneticum.
AGGCGCGGGCTTCCTCGCGCATCTTGGCGTCGAGGTTGGAGAGCGGCTCGTCGAGCAGGATGACCGGCGGGTTGTAGACCAGTGCCCGGGCGATCGACACGCGCTGCTGCTGGCCACCCGACAACTGGTGAGGGTAGCGTTCAGCGAGGTGGTCGAGGCCGAGGTTCTTGAGTGCCGTGTGCACGCGCTGGGTGATCTCGTTGTCGGCCACCTTGCGCAGCTTGAGCGGATAGGCGACGTTGTCGAACACCGTCTTGTGCGGCCACAGGGCGTAGGACTGGAAGACCAGGCCAAGCTCGCGTTTTTCAGCCGGGATATCGATCCCGGCAGCGGCATCGTAAATGGCCCGGCCGGCGATGGCGACGCTGCCGTGGTGCGGCTGTTCGAGGCCGGCGACGGCCCGCAGCAGGGTGGTCTTGCCGCTGCCCGAAGGGCCGAGCAGGGAAACCACTTCGCCGCGCCGCAAGTGCATCGAGACGCCCTTGAGGATGGGATTGCTGCCGTAGGACAGGGCGAGGTTGTCGACGGTCAGGATGGTATTTTCAGTCATGAAGTTTTACTCCGAAACGCAGCGCCAAGGCGAGGCCGACGCCGACCAGCAGCATGTTGATCAGGGACAGGGCGGCAACCACATCGACGGCGCCGGAAGCCCACAGGGAAACGATTTGTGCGCCGATCACCTCGGTGCCGGGGGAGAGCAGATAGACGCCGGTCGAGTATTCGCGCTCGAAGATCATGAAGATCAGCAGCCAGGAACCGAGCAGGCCGTTGCGAATGAGCGGCACGGTGATGTCGCGCGACACCCGGGAGCGCGAGGCGCCGACCAGCCGGCCGGCTTCTTCGAGTTCCGGGCCGACCTGCATCAGGGCGCTCTGGATCAGCCGCATGCCGTAGGCCAGCCAGACCACCGAGTAGGCGAACCACACCGAAAACAGCGTCGACCGCAGCGGTGCCAGGAAAGGCACGAAGAGGAAGACCCAGAACACCGCCAGACCGGCCATCAGACCCGGCACGGCGCGTGGGGTCAGGATGACGTAATCGACGAAGCGTGACAGGCCGTCCGGCTGGCGGTGGGTGGCCAGGCCGATCAGCAGGTAGCCGCCGACGGCGATGGCGCCGCCGATGGTGCCGATCAGGATGGAATTGACGATCGAGCGGATCATCGTCGATTCCTCGAAGACGGCGTGGAAGTGGTCGAGCGTCAGTACTTCGAGGATATTGACCCCGGTGCCCCAACTGCTGACCACCGAGCGCAGCGCCACGCCGGAAATCGGCACGAAGACGGTGAGGAACAGCCAGGCGACGATCAGGCCGAGGGCCAGCCACTTCCATGGGCCGAGGGCGAGCGGACGCTGGCGGGCCGACTTGCCCTTCATCGAGACGAAGCGCTGGGCGTTATTGAGCAGGGCGCGCTGCAGGAGGACGAGCGGAAAGGTGACGGCGATGATGCACGTCGCCACCGCAGCCATCAGGTGGTAGGACGGCGTACCGAGCTTGTTGGTCAGCTTGTAGAGGTAGGTGGTGAGCACCAGGTGGCCTTCCGGATCGCCGAGGATCAGCGGTAGGCCGAAGATCTCGAAGCCGAGGAAGAAGACCAGCACGCCGACGTAAAGCAGGGCCGGCGAGACCATCGGGATCGACACGTCGCGGGCGACGCGGAAGGGGCTGGCGCCGGACAGGCGGGCCGCTTCCTCGACATCGGAGCCGAGATTGCGCAGGGCCGACGAGGAGTAGAGATACACATGAGGTACATGCGTCAGGCCGGCGATGACGGCGATCGAGGCGAGCGAGTAGATGTTCCACGGCACACCGCCGAAGATGTCCTGGAACCAGACCGAGAAGAAGCCGACCGGGCCGAGCGAGACGACATAGCCGAAGCCGAGGACGACCGGCGAGACGAAGATCGGGATGAGGATCGGCGTCTCCAGCCACTTGCGCCCCGGCAGGTCGGTGCGGACCATGATGAAGGCCAGGATGGCACCAAGCGGAATGGCGATGACGGTCATGCCGACGGCGATGAACAGCGTGTTCTTGGTCGCCGACCAGAAGTCCGGATCGTCGAAAATGAAGGCGAAGGATTCCAGGCTGAGCGTCGCGGTCTTCATGAAGAAGGGGCCGGACAGCACGCTCTGGTAGATCACCAGGCCGAGCGGAAAGAAGACGGAAAGGGCGAGCAGGGTCACCACTACCCGTCTGGGCAATGTTTGTAACATGAGGGTCACCTTGGATTTGAGGTGGATCGGGCCCTCAGCGCCGGCCTGCGCAAGGGCGCAGGTCCGGGCCGGGGCGGCGGTGGGGCGCCTTTATTTCGCCTTGACGGCGCCGTTCCACTGCTTGAGGAAATCGAGGCGCTTGGCCTGATCCAGGTAGGTCAGCAGGCCAGTGCCGATAGGCACCGGGCGCAGCGCGTCGCCGAGCTGCTTTTTCAGACCGCTGGCCGTGGTTTCGCCTTCGACGTCGGGGCGAATGGCGTAGAGATCAGCCTTGTTGGCGATGATTTCCTGACCCTTCTTGGACAGCACGAAATCGAGCCAGAGCTTGGCGGCGTTCGGGTTCTTCGCATTCTTGGCGATGAACATCACCCGGCTGATGACCAGCGTGTAGTCCTTGGGCAGCACGATGCCGATCGACGGATCCTTCTTGGCGCGGGTCAGCGCGTAGGCCGCGTTGAGGTTGTAGCCGATCAGGTTCTCGCCCGAGGCGATGCGTTCCATCATCGTCCCGGTCGACGCCTGGACCCGCACCTGGACGCCGCCAAAGGCCTTGAGCAGGTCGGCATAGCCCGCACCGTTAACCTGCTTGTCCTGGCTGACCAGCATGAAGCCGACACCGGATTTTTCCGGGTCGTAGGTGGTGACCTTGCCCTTGTACTTGTCAGCCTGCGTCGTCAGCAACTTGATGAAATCGGCGTGGCTCTGGGGCACGTCGGCGGCCGGCACCAGGCGCTTGTTGTAGACGATGCCGATCGGTTCGTAGGTGGTGCCGAAGGCTTCGTTCTTCCAGTTGGCCCACTCCGGCAACTTGGCGGTTTCAACCGACTTGTGCGGCTGGGCGTAGCCGTCGTTGACCAGCTTGACCTGGAGGTCCATGGCCGACGACCAGGTGACGTCGGCCGAACTGCCGGCAGCCGATTCCGAAATGAAGCGGTTGTACAGCTCGGTCGTGCTCATGTTGCTGTACTCGATCTGGATGGCCGGGTACATGGTGCGGAATTCGCGGATCAGATGGTTGGTCTGTTCGTTGTCGGTCACCCCGTAGATGGAGAGCTTGCCTTCCTTCTGGGCGGCGGCGATGAGGTCGGGGGCCGATTGGGCGAGCAACGGGGTGCTGGTACCGAGGGCCGCGGCAATAAGGCCGGCGGTCAGGCAGCGCTGGAAGTTGCGACGAGTCAGTTTCATGATGTCTCCTGTCTTTTGATTTTGTCACTGTCGGTTGCCTTTTGGCCAACCGCATGTGACTTGATGCTACCGGGCCAGCCTTTCAAACTGCTTTCGGGGCGGGCCCGGTTTTCGTTTTTTTCCGTTTTTTCCGGTTGACCGTCAGAAACGATAGCGGGCGCCGAGCATCAGGGATTTCGGCGTGTAATTGACCGGCAGGCCCGAGTCCTTGTCGAAGCCCTGGCAGGTGCCGCCGGCGCACAGCGAGTTCTGGCCGCCGTTCTTGTTGGAAACCTGGGCGTAGTAGGCGTAGAGGTCGGTCTGCTTGTCGAGCGCGAATTCGTAGCCGACGCCGAGGTGATCGGAGTCGCGATTGGTGCTCATGCGGTCGTCGAGATGACCATAAACACCGCGCACGGTATGGCGGTCGGCGAACGGCACGGCCATGCCCAGCCACCAGACGTTGCGGTCGAGGCTCTTGTAGGTGGCAGCGCCCTCCTGGGTGTCTTCGCCGTGCAGGAAGTGGGCGTACAACTTGGCGAACTTCAGGTCGTAAGTGGCGGCAAGGTTGTAGGAGGTGCGATTGATGTTTTCGCTCGCCGGTGCGCTGACCGTGCCCGTGCGCTGGAAGGACAGGTAGCCGGCGCCGACGAAGAGCGGACCCTTGGCGTAGCTCAGGCTGGCGCTGACGCCCTTGCCTTCGTTTTCCGGGCCGGTGGCGGTATTGCCCGGCGTGCCGCCGGTGATCCCGACATCAGCCTCGCTGTTGTTTTCCATGCCGGCCGAGTAGGCGATCTTGCCCTGGAAGCCGCCCAGCGTCGGCGAAGCATAGAAGACGGCATTGTCGAAACGGCTCGCTGCAGCGCTCGACCACAGGCGGAAGGCCGTGGCGCCGCCGATGGTGAAGGGGTCGGAGGGGCTGGCCAGTGAGTAGATAGGGGCGTAGTCGCGACCGAAGCGGATGTCGCCGAATTTCTTGCTGTTCAGGCCGATGAAGGTATTGCGCGAGAAGATGGCAACACCGGTGGTGTTCGGCGCAGCGGACGAGGCGGTGCCGGCCCCCGGGTTGCTGACGTTGCTCGAATGGCCGGTGTTCTGGCCGTTGTCGTAGGAAACGCCGGCTTCGAGCTGGAAGTAGGCCGAGAGATCGTCGCCGAAGTCGCGCAGGCCCTTGAAGCCGAGCCGGCTGGCCGAGCCGAGGCCGCTCTGGATGCGGGCCTTGGTGCCATGGCCGTAATCGCCGACTTCGACGCCGGCATCGGCGATGCCGTAGATGGTCAGGCCCTCGGGCATGCTCAGGCCCTTGCTCTTTTTCGCGGCTGGCGCTTCGGCGACGGCCTTGCTGGCCTGTTCCGCCTTCTTGGTGGCGACAGCAGCGGTGGCGGCGGTGGCCTGGAGCAGTTCCTCGAGTTTTTCGAGGCGGGCCTTCTGGGCCTGGATCTCGGCCTGCAGCTCGTCCATCGTTGCGGCCTGGGCCGGGGCGGCCAGGGCCAGACTGCCGAAGCAGGCCAGGATGGCGAGGTTGATCGGGTGTTTCTGCATTTTGTCTCCTCCTTGGAATTTCATTTCACGGATGGTTGCCCGGTGGGTGCGATACCGGGTTGGAGGCCATTAGAAACAAACAGGCTTTCGATTTGCTTTCGCTGTCCTGTCGGGGAACAATCACGGGCAATGAGTCCGGCCGGCGGGATGGCCCCGCCCCGAGCCGACCGAGGAGACAACATGAGAATTCTGCTGGTGGAGGACCACCCGGAGCTTTGCGAGTGGGTGGCGAAGGCCCTGACTCAGGCGGGCAATGTGGTCGATACGACCGATCGCGGCGACCATGCCGAACATTTTCTGCTGACCGGCGAATACGACGCCGTACTGCTCGACCTGTCGCTGCCCGGCAAGGACGGGCTGGACGTGCTGCGCAACCTGCGGGCTCGCGGTTCGCGCGTGCCAGTCCTGATCTTCACGGCGCGCGGCACGGTCGATGACCGGATCAAGGGCCTCGACCTCGGGGCCGACGATTACCTGCCCAAGCCTTTCGTGCTGGCCGAACTGGAGGCCAGGCTCAAAGCCCTGCTGCGCCGTTCGGCCGGGCAGAATCCGGAGGTCAGGCTGGGTGAGCTGGTCTACGACTCGGTCAGCCGGCTATCGACCGTGCGCGGGACGCCGCTGGCGCTGACGCCGCGCGAACTGGCCGTGCTCGAGGCGCTGCTCGCCCGGGTCGGGCGGCCGGTGGCGCGCGATGCGCTGTTCGAAAAGATCTTCAGCCTGGACCAGGACGCCCGGGCCGAGGCGATCGAAATCTACGTCCATCGGCTGCGCAAGAAACTCGAAGGTTCGGGGGCGCAGATCACCACGGTACGCGGTCTCGGCTACATGATCGGCGAGGCGACTTGAAAGCGCCGGGCCTCAAGCGCCGGCTCGCCATCTGGCTGTTCGGCGTTCTTTCGGCGCTACTGGCGGTCGATGCCTGGTTCAGCTACAGCGATGCGCTGGGGGCGGCCAATCAGGCTTACGACCGCTCGTTGTCGGCCTCGGTCAAGGGTATCGCGGAACGGGTTTACGCCACCGAGAGCGAGATCGTGGTCGACATTCCTTATTCGGCGCTCGAACTGTTCGAAGCCGGCAGTTCCGACCGCCTTTTCTACAGCGTCGGCATTCCCGGCGACAAGGCGATTACCGGTTATGAGGACTTGCCGCTGCCGGAGAGTATTTCGCCGAACAGCCTGGTTTTCTACGATGGTGTCTACAAAGGCCAGCAACTGCGTTTTGGCGCCATGCTCAAGCCGCTCTATCGCGCCGAGTTCCCGAAACCGGTCATCGTCATCGTTGGTGAAACGATCAATACCCGGCAGGAGGTCGTGCATCACCTCTTTTCGCGCGAAGTGGCGCGCAAGGCGCTGCTCATCGTTGTCGCCCTGGCTGTCGCGCTCTTGGCGACAATGATAGCCGTGCAGCCAATTGACAACCTGGGGCAGGCGATTCGCCTGCGGCCGGAGGACGATCTGACACCGATCAACGCGCTTGGCGTGCCGCACGAGGTCAAGCCGCTGGTCGACGCCATCAACCTGCACATGGAACGGATCGGCGCCATGGTCGAGGCCAGGCGCCGCTTTATCACCGATGCGGCGCATCAGTTGCGCACGCCGCTTGCGGTCCTCAACACGCAGGCCGAATACGCCTTGCGTCAGCACGGCGAGCCGGAAATGCGGCCGGCCATCGAAGCTTTGCACCGCAGCCTGGGCAGCGCTATCCGCCTGGCCAACCAGCTATTGTCCTTGTCGCGGGCCGAGCCGATCAACGGTCTGATGGTGGCGCGCCAGGCGGTCGATATTTCGGCCGTGGCCCGTGACATGGTGGTCGAACTGCTGCCGCTGGCAGCGCGCAAGGGGATAGACCTCGGTTTCGAGGGTGACAGCAGGCCGCTCATTGTTGCCGGGAACTCAGTCCTGCTGCGCGAGCTGATCGCCAATCTGGTCGACAACGCGCTGCGTTATACGCCGGAGAACGGGGTGGTCACGGTGGCCGTCGATCTGGCACCGGACAAGGCGGCGACCGCCAGGGTGCGGGTCATCGACAACGGGCCGGGCATTCCGGCCGAGTTTCGCGCCCAGGTCTTTCTCCGCTTCTTCCGCCTCGATGGCGGTGACTACACGGGGAGTGGGCTGGGGCTGGCTATCGTGCGCGAAATCGTGCACGGCCATGGCGGCGACATCGCACTGAGCGACGCGCCGGACGGACACGGCTTGCTGGTGGAGGTTTTCTTGCCGCTGGCCGAGCCTTCGGCTTAGGCTTTCTTCTTGCTGCCGATCTTCGATTCCTGGCCGGCCATCAGGCGCTGGATGTTTTGCCAATGCTTGCCGATCAGGGCCATGCCGAGGATGCCGACGACGACCGTCTGGCCGCTGCCGCCGTGCATCAGCACGGAAATGACCGGGGCCATTCCGGCGGCGACGACAGCGGCGAGCGATGAATAGCGGAAGGCGAAGGCGATGAACAGCCAGGTGCCGGCGACGGCGAGGCCGAGCAGCGGGTCGAGGGCGATGAGCACGCCGGCGGCGGTGGCGACCCCCTTGCCGCCCTTGAATTTGAGGAAAACCGGGTAGAGATGGCCGAGGAAGACGGCGAGCGCGACGAGGCCGATGACGGTGTTCGAAAAGCCCATCTGCTGCGCGATGAAGACGGCGGCCCAGCCCTTGAGGGCATCGCCGAGCAGGGTGAATAGCGCGGCCTTCTTGTTGCCGCTGCGCAATACGTTGGTGGCGCCCGGGTTGCCCGAACCGTAGGTGCGCGGGTCGGCCAGACCGAAGAGCTTCGAGGAAATCATGGCGAAGGGAACGGAGCCGAGCAGGTAGGCGGCAATCAGGGCGAGGGCTATTTGCATGGGGCGCTTAGGTGGCTTTGGTCGCTGGGGTACAATCGCGCCAAATTTTACACCGCTGCTGCGGTCGACCGCCCTATGGACATCATTTTCCTCGAAGAACTGCGCGCCGAAACCTGGATAGGCATCTATCCGCGCGAGAAGGCCATGCCGCAGACGGTCGAAATTTCACTGCAGATCGGCGTGTCTACCGCCTCGGCCGGGGCCAGCGACGACATTCGCGACACGGTCGATTACGCCGTGGTCGTCGACCGACTGCGCGCCGACCTGGCCGCCGTGCACTTCAATCTGATCGAGGCGCTGGCCGAACACGTGGCGAGCTACGTGCTGGAAACCTTCGCCGTGCATTGGGTCCGTGTATCGGTCGCCAAGCTCGGCATGATGCCGGGCGTCAAGCGCGTCGGCGTCATCATCGAACGCTCGCTCTGAGCATTTTTGCCCCTCACCAGCGGGCGAGGGGCATTTCAATTTTGGCCATTTTTCCCGGTTGACCGTGGGAATGGCCTTTCCCGGCTAAAACCGGCTCAAAAAGCTGCCGCCAGCACTGTCATCACGGCAAAACCGGTGGCTAGGCCGGCCGTCCCGGCGCCCACCCGCCCCGGCTGGTGCGAGGCCGGAATCATCTCGTGGCTGACCACCCAGAGCATCGCCCCGGCTGCGGCGGCCAGTGCCATCGGCAAGGCGGCGCCGGCGAGCGTGCTGGCGATGACGCCGAACAAGCCGCCGACCGGCTCGACCAGCCCGGTGCCGAGCGCGATGAGGGCGGCCCGCAAGGGCGCGGCACCGAGCGCCACCATGGCGCTGGCGACGATCCAGCCTTCCGGGATGTTCTGCAAGGCGATGCCGAGGCTCATGCCGTGGTCGGCGCCGGCGGCAGCCGCAACCCCCACCGCCAAGCCTTCCGGCACGTTGTGAATGGCGATGGCGGCGACGACGAGGGCGACGTTGGGCTGCATGCCGCTGCTTTCGACTTCTTCGACATGCTCGTGCGGCAAACGACGATCCAGCATCTGCATGGCGGCGACGCCGGCCAACAAGGCGCCGGCCGTGGCGATGCCGAGCGACCACACGGCGTCGCTGGCCATCACCGTCTGCACGGCCGGGACGAGGAGCGAGAACAGGCTGGCGGCGAGCATCATGCCGCCGGCCAAACCGAGCATCGGGGCCATCAGCCGTTCCGACGGGCGGCGGAGCATGAGCACGGGAATGGCGCCAAGCCCGGTCGCCGCGCCGGCCAGCAGGCTGGCTTCAAGCCCCTGGGCGGCCATCGGGTGGGCGGCAAGCCAATGGACGGCCTGTTCGATGCCGAAGGCGACGGCAACAACGGCCATCGCCATGCCGATCCACAGATGGCGACGGGCAGTCGGCCGGGCGTAGTGCTGGATAACTAGTTGGGTCATGGTGGCGCTCCTTTGTCTTGAGTGCCACTTTATGGATTGCTATGTTATAGCGCCAATCGATTGCTTAAATGCTGTCGATTGTTATTGGCAATCACCCCTTGAGCGCCGCTTCGACTACCTTCGGCTGCAGTGTGCGCAGGATGTCGTGCGGATGGACGCCGACCAGAAAGCCGCGTTTTCCGCCGTTGATGTAGATCAGCGGCAGGTCGAGGATGGTTTTTTCGATATGCACCGGCATCGTCTTCTTGGTACCGAATGGGCTGGTGCCACCGACCAGGAAGCCGGTGTGGCGGTTGGCCACCTCCGGCTTGCACGGCTCGACCTTTTTGCAGCCGATCTGCCGCGCCAACTCCTTGGTCGAAACCTTGCAGTCGCCGTGCATGAGGACGATCAGCGGCTTGGCGTTCTCGTCTTCGAAAACCAATGTTTTGACCACCGCATGTTCATCGACATTGAGTTCGCGCGCCGACACCTTGGTGCCGCCGTGTTCCTCGTAGTCGTAGAGATGGGTCGAGAAGGCCACCTTGTTCGCCTTGAGGAACTTGGTGGCTTGCGTTTCGGGGGCGTGTTCTGGTTTTGCCATGGCGTGACGGGTTTCAATGTTCTTGGCTGATTTTACATCCCCCGCCGGGGCGGATTGACAGGCGTCTTGGGCTGGAAATAGAGACAGGCCTGCCCCGAGGAAGCGATCACATCGAGTTCGGGCCGGCGCTGGCTTTTGAAATCGAGGGCGCGGCAGCCATAGCGGAACGGCAGTTCATGGGTGATGAAATAGTAGGTGCACTGGTTGCAACGCGGCGATGACATGGGTTTCCCTTAGCCGCGCGGGTGATGCACCGCGTGCAGCGTCTTGAGTCGTTCGCGGGCAACGTGGGTATAAATCTGCGTCGTCGAAATATCGGCGTGGCCGAGCAGCAGTTGGACGACGCGCAGGTCGGCGCCGTGGTTGAGCAGATGGGTCGCAAAGGCGTGGCGCAAGACGTGCGGCGACAGCTTTTCCGGGGCGATGCCGGCGATCAGCGCGTAGCGCTTGATCAGGTGCCAGAAGGCCTGGCGGGTCATGGCGCCGCCGCGCGCAGTGACGAACAGGTCGTCGCTCTGCTGGCCGTTGAGGATGTCCGGTCGGGCTTCGTTGAGGTAGCGCTGAATCCATTCGATGGCCAGTTGGCCGAGCGGCACGAGGCGCTCCTTGCTGCCCTTGCCGAGCGCGCGCAGGACGCCGTCGGCGAGGCTGACTTCGTGCAGGCGCAGGCCGACCAGTTCCGAAACGCGCAAGCCTGTGGCGTAGATCGTTTCAAGCATGGCGCGGTCGCGCAGGCCGAGCGGGGTGTCGAGGTCAGGCGCGTCGAGCAGGGCCTCGACCTGTTTTTCCGACATGACCTTGGGCAGGCGCGACGGGCGGCTCGGGTTGGCCAGCTTGAGCGTCGGGTCGGCGACGATGCGACCGCGGCCGAGCTGCCAGCGGTAGAAGCGGCGCAGCGTGGACAGGTAGCGGGCCTGCGAGCTGGCCCGGGTTTGTTTCGCGAGGTTGGCGATGAAGCCGGTCAGCGTCGTTTCGCGCAGGTCGAGCAGCGGCTCGTTGGCGTTATTGGCCAGCCACAGGGAGAGCCGGCCAAGGTCGGAGCGATAACTGTTCAGCGTCGCCTTGGCCAGACCGTCTTCCAGCCACAGGGCGTCGCAGAAATTGTCGATCTCGGCAAGGTCAGCCGGGGAGGCTGGATTCATGCGTCAATAGCCAGCGTTTCACGTCGAGCAGGAAACCGCCGCGCTCGCGGGCAAAACCGCCGAGCCCTCCACCGGTGGCAACGACGCGATGGCACGGCACGACAACCGGGTAGGGATTCGAGCCACAGGCCTGGCCGACGGCACGCGGGGCGTTCTTGATGTTTTTCGCCACTTCGCCGTAGGTGTGGGTCCGGCCGGTCGGAATGGCTGAAATCTGCTCCCAGACGCGGCGCTGGAAATGGGTGCCGGCCGGGCGCAGGGGCAGGCCAAAAACAAAGCTCGGGTCGGCGATGTAGGCCTTGAGCTGACGCACGGCTTCGGCCGCCAGTGGTGTTGCCGGCGCTTGTTCCGGGCGCGGTTCGAGGAAGTCGATGCCAGTGATTTCGTCGGCGCTGCACTGCACGCCAAGCGAGAATCCAGGCGCGGCGACGATGGCTTGATAGGCGTTGGTTTTCATGATGCCTCCGTGGTCAATGCTACGGTCGACCGGAAAAAACGGCCAAAATTCAAAAAGCCGACAAGCCGGTCTGGGCGCGGCCGAGGATCAGCGCGTGCACATCGTGCGTGCCCTCGTAGGTGGTGACCGATTCGAGATTGACCATGTGGCGGATGACGCCGAATTCATCCGAAATGCCGTTGCCGCCCAGCATGTCGCGGGCGTTGCGAGCGATTTCCAGCGCCTTGCCGGTGCTGTTGCGCTTCATCAGCGAGACCAGTTCCGGCGTCGCGCTACCGTCGTCCATCATGCGGCCGAGGCGTAGCGCACCTTGAATCCCCAGGGCGATTTCGGTCTGCATGTCGACCAGTTTTTTCTGAATCAATTGCGTGGCGGCGAGCGGCCGGCCGAACTGCTGACGCTCCAGCGTATATTGCCGTGCCGTGTGCCAGCAGGCTTCCGCGGCGCCGAGGGCGCCCCATGAAATGCCGAAACGGGCTGAGTTGAGGCAGGTAAACGGCCCCTTGAGGCCGCTGGCGTTGGGCAACTGGTTCTCGGCGGGAACAAAAACTTCGTCCATCACGATGTCGCCGGTGATCGAGGCGCGCAGGCTGACCTTGCCGTTGATGATCGGTGCCGACAGCCCGGCCATGCCTTTTTCTAGGATGAAGCCGCGCAAGGCGCCGGCGTCATCCTTGGCCCAGACGATGAAAATGTCGGCCATCGGCGAGTTGGTAATCCACGTCTTGCGCCCGGAAAGCTTCCAGCCACCGGGCACGGGGCGGGCGACGGTGGTGGCGCTGGACGGATCCGAGCCGGAATTCGGCTCGGTCAGACCAAAACAGCCAATCAGCTCGCCCCTGCCGAGCTTCTTGAGATATTTTTCCTTCTGCGCGTCGGAGCCAAATTCGTAAATCGGCAGCATGACCAGCGAGGACTGGACGCTCAACAGCGTGCGGTAGGCCGAATCGACCGACTCGACCTCACGCGCGATCAGTCCGTAGGAGACGTAATTGAGTCCGGCACCGCCGAACTGCGGCGGCAGCGTCGCGCCGAGCAGGCCCATGTCACCCATTTCGCGGTAGATCGCCGGGTCGGTCGTTTCATTGCGGAAGGCATCGCGGATGCGTGGCTTGAGCGCCTTTTGCGCGAAGTCGCGGGCGGCGTTGCGGACTTGCCGCTCGTCGGCGGCCAGTTGGCTGTCGAGGAGGAAAGGGTCTTCCCAGGTGAAGGAAGGTTTGGCCATCTGCTTGCTCCGGAAAAAGTTGTCCCCGCCAGCGCGGGGACTTGTGGATTTCAGGGAATGCCGCGCTTGTCCGCTCAGGCTCGGACGTGTCCGTCGCCGAGCACGATCCATTTCTGGCTGGTCAGTCCTTCCAGACCGACCGGGCCGCGGGCGTGGATCTTGTCGGTCGAAATGCCGATTTCGGCGCCCAGGCCGTATTCGAAACCATCGGCGAAGCGCGTCGAGGCGTTGATCATGACCGAGGCCGAATCGACTTCGCGCAGGAAGCGCATGGCTTTCGGATGGTTGTCGGTGACGATGGCTTCGCTGTGATGCGACGAGTATTTATTGATGTGCTCGATGGCCTCGTCGATACCGGCGACGACCTTGACCGAAATGATCGGCGCCAGGAACTCGGTGTAGTAATCCTCGTCGGTGGCCGGAACGGCATTCGGCACGATGGCGCAGGTTTCGGCGCAGCCACGGATTTCGACGCCCTTGGCGGTCAGCATGTGGGCGATCGGCGGCAGTAGCATGGCGGCGACGCTGCGGTCGACGAGCAGCGACTCGGCGGTGTTGCAGGTGCCATAGCGCTGAGTCTTGGCGTTCTCTACAATCTTCAGCGCCTTGTTCGGATCGGCTTCCTCTTCGAGGTAGACGTGGCAGTTGCCGTCGAGGTGCTGGATCATCGGTACGCGCGATTCGGCCAGCAGGCGGGCGATCAGGCCCTTGCCACCGCGCGGCACGATGACATCGACGAATTCCCGCATGGTGATCAGTTCGCCGACGGCGGCGCGGTCGGTGGTGTCGATGACCTGCACGGCATCGGCCGGCAACCCGGCGGCTTTCAGGCCTTCGTGGACCAGCGCGGCGATGGCGCGGTTGGAACGGATGGCTTCCGAGCCGCCGCGCAGGATGGCTGCGTTGCCGGATTTTAGGCACAGCGCTGCGGCATCGGCCGTCACATTCGGCCGGGCTTCGTAAATGATGCCGATGACGCCGAGCGGTACGCGCATCTTGCCGACCTGAATGCCGGACGGCTGGTATTTGAATTCGCCCATTTCACCAA
It encodes:
- a CDS encoding ABC transporter ATP-binding protein; this translates as MTENTILTVDNLALSYGSNPILKGVSMHLRRGEVVSLLGPSGSGKTTLLRAVAGLEQPHHGSVAIAGRAIYDAAAGIDIPAEKRELGLVFQSYALWPHKTVFDNVAYPLKLRKVADNEITQRVHTALKNLGLDHLAERYPHQLSGGQQQRVSIARALVYNPPVILLDEPLSNLDAKMREEARAWLRNLIVEMQLSALVVTHDQSEAMAMSDRILLLNGGVIEQQGAPQEMYSQPQTYFVADFMGSNNIMKGRIGDIRGGSARIDLDNGISVWGLRRTNAAIGQEAKAVIRVEQMQLADGPGEHRTEIDLATSMFLGDRFEYVFHAGSDLLRAWGKCQEAPGKRWLAFPPDAVWVF
- a CDS encoding ABC transporter permease, whose amino-acid sequence is MLQTLPRRVVVTLLALSVFFPLGLVIYQSVLSGPFFMKTATLSLESFAFIFDDPDFWSATKNTLFIAVGMTVIAIPLGAILAFIMVRTDLPGRKWLETPILIPIFVSPVVLGFGYVVSLGPVGFFSVWFQDIFGGVPWNIYSLASIAVIAGLTHVPHVYLYSSSALRNLGSDVEEAARLSGASPFRVARDVSIPMVSPALLYVGVLVFFLGFEIFGLPLILGDPEGHLVLTTYLYKLTNKLGTPSYHLMAAVATCIIAVTFPLVLLQRALLNNAQRFVSMKGKSARQRPLALGPWKWLALGLIVAWLFLTVFVPISGVALRSVVSSWGTGVNILEVLTLDHFHAVFEESTMIRSIVNSILIGTIGGAIAVGGYLLIGLATHRQPDGLSRFVDYVILTPRAVPGLMAGLAVFWVFLFVPFLAPLRSTLFSVWFAYSVVWLAYGMRLIQSALMQVGPELEEAGRLVGASRSRVSRDITVPLIRNGLLGSWLLIFMIFEREYSTGVYLLSPGTEVIGAQIVSLWASGAVDVVAALSLINMLLVGVGLALALRFGVKLHD
- a CDS encoding ABC transporter substrate-binding protein encodes the protein MKLTRRNFQRCLTAGLIAAALGTSTPLLAQSAPDLIAAAQKEGKLSIYGVTDNEQTNHLIREFRTMYPAIQIEYSNMSTTELYNRFISESAAGSSADVTWSSAMDLQVKLVNDGYAQPHKSVETAKLPEWANWKNEAFGTTYEPIGIVYNKRLVPAADVPQSHADFIKLLTTQADKYKGKVTTYDPEKSGVGFMLVSQDKQVNGAGYADLLKAFGGVQVRVQASTGTMMERIASGENLIGYNLNAAYALTRAKKDPSIGIVLPKDYTLVISRVMFIAKNAKNPNAAKLWLDFVLSKKGQEIIANKADLYAIRPDVEGETTASGLKKQLGDALRPVPIGTGLLTYLDQAKRLDFLKQWNGAVKAK
- a CDS encoding porin gives rise to the protein MQKHPINLAILACFGSLALAAPAQAATMDELQAEIQAQKARLEKLEELLQATAATAAVATKKAEQASKAVAEAPAAKKSKGLSMPEGLTIYGIADAGVEVGDYGHGTKARIQSGLGSASRLGFKGLRDFGDDLSAYFQLEAGVSYDNGQNTGHSSNVSNPGAGTASSAAPNTTGVAIFSRNTFIGLNSKKFGDIRFGRDYAPIYSLASPSDPFTIGGATAFRLWSSAAASRFDNAVFYASPTLGGFQGKIAYSAGMENNSEADVGITGGTPGNTATGPENEGKGVSASLSYAKGPLFVGAGYLSFQRTGTVSAPASENINRTSYNLAATYDLKFAKLYAHFLHGEDTQEGAATYKSLDRNVWWLGMAVPFADRHTVRGVYGHLDDRMSTNRDSDHLGVGYEFALDKQTDLYAYYAQVSNKNGGQNSLCAGGTCQGFDKDSGLPVNYTPKSLMLGARYRF
- a CDS encoding response regulator, with product MRILLVEDHPELCEWVAKALTQAGNVVDTTDRGDHAEHFLLTGEYDAVLLDLSLPGKDGLDVLRNLRARGSRVPVLIFTARGTVDDRIKGLDLGADDYLPKPFVLAELEARLKALLRRSAGQNPEVRLGELVYDSVSRLSTVRGTPLALTPRELAVLEALLARVGRPVARDALFEKIFSLDQDARAEAIEIYVHRLRKKLEGSGAQITTVRGLGYMIGEAT